A region from the Salvia splendens isolate huo1 chromosome 15, SspV2, whole genome shotgun sequence genome encodes:
- the LOC121768310 gene encoding DNA topoisomerase 1-like isoform X1, which yields MDASVVKVMGMTWYRGQFSQLQNRAFRSYPPRICLKCPSVQAERSKRSPVRAGISCALKLKTGTKIYPLRSCASVSSPFSASRAMASIGCELLNSGMPINVSFYGLVGGPWATSYASNIISRSYSHTAKAGTRNRIISTEGGSSGKNTTDAAEVPDSSKKISGAKEVRKGKSKSKNKQPKVPPEVQSNLTVAEVVESVDTPKTVQKKVKRSPARKKKPSVESSSLPKPNEDFTGKSNLKVSPTPTSCLVSKATSQGGKAWPQLYPPISKSVVVVESVTKAKVIQGYLGDMYEVLPSYGHVRDLAARSGSVRPDDDFSMVWEVPSPAWSHLKSIKVALSGAQNLILASDPDREGEAIAWHLIEMLQQQDALREDVSIARVVFNEITESSIKSSLQAPRNIDADLVHAYLARRALDYLIGFNVSPLLWRKLPGCQSAGRVQSAALALICDREKEIDDFKSTEYWTINAYFQNNNLNSTNNATVTSHLTHFDSKKLNQLSISSDVEAKSIEEKINLSKFEVIGSKTSKTRRNPPMPYITSTIQQDAANKLNFSASYTMKVAQKLYEGVELSDGKATGLITYMRTDGLHLSDEAAKSIQNFVVEKYGPNFATKSTRKYFKKVKNAQEAHEAIRPTDIRRVPSSLAGVLDADSLNLYTLIWCRTMACQMEPAIIEQLRCDIGNADQSIVFRSTCSRVEFLGYQAAYADAETIRVRHIDDDGGHRNDVFEILSKLKYGQPLYLTSVELDEHHTEPLPRYSEGSLVKKLEELGIGRPSTYATTIKVLKDRKYITMKSRALIPEFRGRMVSAFLSHYFSEVTDYSFTADMEAELDNVSGGITEWKGLLKDYWTRFSKYCESASGVHIHQVEKMLEKTFGDFLFSSLRDRNRTCPSCLAGTLVFKVSRFGAGYFIGCDQHPKCKYIAQTLYGEDNDNDIQDQQKRSVEEPKLLGLHPASQDKILLKCGPYGHYVQLGEDRKGHPPKRASLSHIKDVASVTLDIAIDLLQYPVTLGNHPDDSQPVILKLAKGGFSVRHRRTIAPVPKNLKPSEITLEKGLELLNGKDVKRCGRPKQKKSAEPAEAM from the exons ATGGATGCATCAGTAGTGAAGGTTATGGGCATGACATGGTATCGTGGTCAATTTTCTCAG TTGCAGAACCGGGCATTTAGAAGTTACCCGCCTCGAATCTGTTTAAAGTGTCCATCTGTACAGGCTGAAAGATCGAAACGATCTCCAGTGAGAGCTGGGATATCATGTGCTCTAAAACTAAAAACAGGAACGAAAATATACCCACTACGAAGTTGCGCTAGTGTCTCATCCCCTTTCTCTGCATCTAGAGCCATGGCATCCATTGGATGTGAGCTTTTGAACTCTGGGATGCCCATAAATGTTTCCTTTTATGGGTTAGTAGGTGGACCATGGGCGACTAGTTATGCTAGTAATATCATCAGCAGGTCATATTCCCACACAGCAAAGGCGGGTACACGAAATCGTATTATTTCAACGGAAGGAGGGAGCAGTGGGAAGAATACTACTGATGCTGCAGAGGTGCCAGATAGCTCCAAAAAGATATCTGGGGCCAAAGAGGTTAGAAAAggcaaaagcaaaagtaaaaacaaacagcCTAAAGTACCCCCAGAG GTGCAGTCTAATTTGACAGTAGCAGAAGTGGTTGAAAGCGTTGATACACCTAAGACAGTTCAAAAGAAAGTGAAGAGGAGCCCTGCTAGAAAGAAAAAACCTAGTGTGGAATCTAGTTCTCTTCCCAAACCCAATGAAGATTTTACAGGAAAATCAAATCTCAAGGTTTCGCCTACCCCAACTTCTTGCCTAGTCTCTAAAGCAACGTCTCAAGGCGGAAAGGCTTGGCCTCAATTATATCCGCCTATTAGTAAATCTGTTGTAGTGGTTGAGTCAGTCACGAAGGCAAAAGTCATTCAAGGGTACCTTGGTGATATGTATGAAGTCCTTCCGAGTTATGGCCATGTAAGGGATTTGGCTGCAAGATCAGGATCGGTACGACCTGATGATGACTTCAGTATGGTGTGGGAAGTCCCATCTCCCGCCTGGTCTCATCTTAAGAGTATCAAGGTTGCATTGAGTGG GGCGCAAAATCTTATTCTTGCCTCAGACCCTGATCGTGAAGGAGAGGCTATTGCCTGGCACCTAATTGAGATGTTGCAGCAACAGGATGCACTTCGTGAAGATGTCAGCATTGCTAGAGTTGTTTTCAATGAAATTACTGAATCATCTATTAAAAGTTCTCTTCAAGCTCCACGGAACATAGATGCTGATTTGGTGCATGCTTATCTTGCTCGGCGTGCTCTTGATTACTTGATTGGCTTCAATGTTTCTCCTCTGCTTTGGAGGAAACTACCAGGTTGCCAGTCTGCTGGACGTGTCCAATCTGCTGCTTTAGCTCTCATATGTGATAGAGAAAAGGAGATAGATGATTTTAAATCTACAGAGTACTGGACTATCAATGCTTACTTCCAGAATAACAATCTGAACTCAACCAACAATGCCACTGTCACTTCACATCTAACACATTTTGATTCCAAAAAGCTGAATCAGTTGTCAATCAGCTCTGACGTGGAGGCAAAAAGTATTGAAGAGAAGATTAATCTATCCAAGTTTGAAGTGATTGGTTCTAAAACCAGCAAAACCCGTAGAAACCCGCCCATGCCGTATATAACATCAACAATCCAGCAAGACGCAGCAAACAAATTAAACTTTTCAGCTTCATATACCATGAAAGTAGCACAAAAGCTTTACGAGGGAGTTGAATTATCAGATGGAAAGGCCACTGGACTGATAACTTACATGAGAACTGATGGCTTACACTTATCTGATGAAGCTGCGAAGAGCATTCAAAACTTTGTTGTTGAAAAATATGGGCCGAATTTTGCAACAAAGTCTACTCGCAAGTATTTTAAGAAGGTTAAAAATGCTCAGGAGGCCCATGAAGCCATTAGACCCACTGATATCCGTAGAGTACCGTCAAGCCTTGCTGGGGTTCTTGATGCAGATTCCCTGAATTTATATACTCTTATATGGTGTCGGACGATGGCATGCCAAATGGAACCTGCCATCATTGAGCAGTTGCGATGTGATATCGGAAATGCCGATCAATCCATTGTGTTTCGTTCTACATGCTCTAGGGTTGAATTTTTGGGATATCAGGCAGCTTATGCGGATGCTGAAACCATCAGAGTTAGACATATTGACGATGATGGTGGTCATCGTAATGATGTATTTGAGATATTGAGTAAATTGAAATATGGTCAGCCATTATACTTGACTAGTGTAGAGCTTGATGAACACCATACAGAGCCTCTGCCCCGCTATTCTGAGGGCTCACTAGTAAAAAAGCTAGAGGAACTCGGTATCGGAAGACCTTCTACATATGCAACCACTATTAAGGTGCTAAAAGATAGAAAATATATAACAATGAAAAGTAGGGCATTGATTCCTGAATTTCGTGGTCGCATGGTCTCAGCATTTCTTTCACATTATTTTTCGGAGGTGACAGATTACAGTTTTACTGCTGATATGGAGGCTGAACTTGATAATGTATCTGGTGGAATAACTGAATGGAAAGGCCTTCTGAAAGATTATTGGACTAGATTTAGCAAGTACTGTGAGAGTGCTAGTGGTGTCCACATCCATCAGGTTGAGAAAATGTTGGAAAAAACATTTGGTGACTTCTTATTTTCTTCTCTTCGTGACAGAAATAGGACTTGCCCAAGCTGTCTGGCTGGGACATTAGTCTTCAAAGTTAGCAGGTTTGGTGCAGGATACTTTATTGGTTGTGATCAACACCCAAAATGCAA GTATATTGCTCAAACACTCTATGGTGAAGATAATGACAATGACATCCAGGACCAACAAAAGAGAAGTGTCGAGGAGCCAAAGTTGCTGGGCTTACATCCAGCATCTCAGGATAAG ATTCTGTTGAAGTGTGGTCCATATGGACACTATGTGCAGCTTGGTGAAGACAGGAAAGGGCATCCACCCAAGCGAGCATCATTGTCTCAC ATAAAGGATGTGGCCTCCGTCACGTTGGATATTGCCATAGACTTGTTGCAGTATCCAGTAACCTTG GGAAACCACCCAGATGATAGCCAACCCGTGATTCTGAAGCTTGCAAAGGGTGGATTTTCCGTCAGACACAGGCGCACAATTGCTCCCGTTCCCAAG AATCTAAAACCCAGTGAGATAACCTTAGAGAAAGGTTTGGAACTACTAAACGGTAAAGATGTAAAGAGGTGTGGACGACCGAAGCAAAAAAAGAGTGCTGAACCGGCAGAGGCTATGTAA